One window of the Burkholderia ubonensis subsp. mesacidophila genome contains the following:
- the trpA gene encoding tryptophan synthase subunit alpha: protein MSRIQQTFAALADQGRKGLIPFITAGDPDPAKTVDFMHALAEGGADVIELGVPFSDPMADGPVIQRSSERALERGVTLKSVLADVKRFRETNQTTPVVLMGYANPIERMGVDAFAEQAHAAGVDGVLVVDYPPEEAGVFAEKMRAAQIDPIFLLAPTSTDERIADVGKIASGYVYYVSLKGVTGAGNLDVSSIAGKIPAIKSRVPVPVGVGFGIRDAETARAVAEVSDAVVIGSRLVQLLESAAPEGAVAALKAFVAEMRAALDGAGKTAA, encoded by the coding sequence ATGTCCCGTATCCAGCAGACCTTCGCCGCACTCGCCGATCAAGGCCGCAAGGGCCTGATCCCGTTCATCACCGCGGGTGATCCGGACCCCGCGAAGACCGTCGATTTCATGCACGCGCTCGCCGAGGGCGGCGCGGACGTGATCGAGCTCGGCGTGCCGTTCTCGGACCCGATGGCCGACGGCCCCGTGATCCAGCGCTCGTCGGAACGCGCGCTCGAACGCGGCGTCACGTTGAAGAGCGTGCTCGCCGACGTGAAGCGCTTCCGCGAGACCAACCAGACAACCCCCGTCGTGCTGATGGGCTATGCGAACCCGATCGAGCGGATGGGCGTCGACGCGTTCGCCGAGCAAGCGCATGCGGCTGGTGTCGACGGCGTGCTCGTCGTCGACTATCCGCCGGAAGAGGCGGGCGTGTTCGCGGAAAAAATGCGCGCCGCGCAGATCGATCCGATCTTCCTGCTCGCGCCGACGTCGACCGACGAGCGCATCGCGGATGTCGGCAAGATCGCGAGCGGCTACGTGTATTACGTGTCGCTCAAGGGGGTGACCGGCGCCGGAAATCTGGATGTTTCGAGCATTGCGGGTAAAATCCCGGCCATCAAGTCGCGTGTGCCGGTTCCGGTGGGCGTCGGCTTCGGCATCCGCGACGCTGAAACGGCGCGCGCGGTGGCCGAAGTGTCGGACGCCGTCGTGATCGGCAGCCGTCTGGTGCAGCTCCTCGAGAGCGCCGCGCCGGAAGGCGCCGTCGCCGCGCTGAAGGCGTTCGTCGCCGAGATGCGCGCCGCGCTGGACGGCGCGGGCAAGACGGCCGCGTAA
- the folC gene encoding bifunctional tetrahydrofolate synthase/dihydrofolate synthase: MSTFPTLDAWLSHLERAHPVGIDMGLIRIGQVKAALGLEFACPVITVGGTNGKGSTCAFLETILVRAGYKVGCHTSPHLLAFNERARVNGETVGDDELLPHFEAVEAARTSLPEPVSLTYFEFTTLAILHLFASRGLDAVILEVGLGGRLDAVNIIDTDCAIVTSIDIDHTEYLGDTREQIAFEKAGIFRPGKPAICGDPAAPQTLIDHAEAIGADLWLVGRDFRCEAQPGAERQQWSYLGRDKRYPALAYPALRGANQLINASAALAALESLRAVLPVSAQDIRLGLANVELPGRFQVLPGKPAIVLDVAHNPHAAAVLAQNLGNMGFFPYTYAVFGAMHDKDIDGVLRHLKGEIDHWCVTDLPLPRAANAGQLEAALRHAGVEDGPDSSVTRYTSPADAFRDALKRASENDRIVVFGSFHTVAGVMAYRKSQQH; encoded by the coding sequence ATGAGCACTTTTCCCACTCTCGACGCGTGGCTTTCGCATCTCGAACGCGCGCACCCGGTCGGCATCGACATGGGCCTCATCCGCATCGGCCAGGTCAAGGCGGCGCTCGGGCTCGAATTCGCGTGTCCGGTGATCACGGTCGGCGGCACCAACGGCAAGGGCTCGACCTGCGCGTTCCTCGAGACGATCCTCGTGCGCGCCGGCTACAAGGTCGGCTGCCACACGTCGCCGCACCTGCTCGCGTTCAACGAGCGGGCGAGGGTGAACGGCGAGACGGTCGGCGACGACGAACTGCTGCCGCACTTCGAGGCCGTCGAAGCCGCGCGCACGTCGCTGCCGGAGCCGGTGTCGCTCACGTATTTCGAATTCACGACCCTCGCGATCCTGCACCTGTTCGCGTCGCGCGGGCTCGACGCGGTGATCCTCGAAGTCGGCCTCGGCGGCCGGCTCGACGCGGTCAACATCATCGATACCGACTGCGCGATCGTCACCAGCATCGACATCGACCACACCGAATACCTCGGCGATACGCGCGAGCAGATCGCGTTCGAGAAGGCCGGGATCTTCCGGCCCGGCAAGCCGGCGATCTGCGGCGACCCGGCCGCGCCGCAGACCCTGATCGACCACGCGGAAGCGATCGGCGCGGACCTGTGGCTCGTCGGCCGCGATTTCCGCTGCGAGGCGCAGCCCGGCGCGGAACGCCAGCAGTGGAGCTACCTCGGCCGCGACAAGCGCTACCCGGCGCTTGCGTACCCGGCGCTGCGCGGCGCCAACCAGCTGATCAACGCGTCGGCGGCGCTCGCCGCGCTCGAATCGCTGCGCGCGGTGCTGCCGGTGTCCGCGCAGGACATCCGGCTCGGGCTCGCGAACGTCGAGCTGCCGGGCCGCTTCCAGGTGCTGCCGGGCAAGCCGGCGATCGTGCTCGACGTCGCGCACAATCCGCACGCGGCGGCCGTGCTCGCGCAGAATCTCGGCAACATGGGCTTCTTCCCGTACACGTACGCGGTGTTCGGCGCGATGCACGACAAGGACATCGACGGCGTGCTGCGGCACCTGAAGGGCGAGATCGACCACTGGTGCGTGACGGACCTGCCGCTGCCGCGCGCGGCGAACGCCGGGCAGCTCGAAGCCGCATTGCGCCACGCGGGCGTCGAGGATGGCCCGGATTCGAGCGTCACGCGCTACACGTCGCCGGCCGATGCGTTTCGCGATGCACTAAAAAGAGCATCGGAGAATGATAGAATCGTGGTTTTCGGCAGTTTCCATACGGTAGCTGGCGTAATGGCCTATCGTAAATCGCAGCAACACTGA
- the purF gene encoding amidophosphoribosyltransferase, with amino-acid sequence MCGIVGVISQSPVNQLIYDSLLLLQHRGQDAAGIATADGSNFHMYKANGMVRDVFRTRNMRSLPGTYGIGQVRYPTAGSASSEAEAQPFYVNAPFGIILAHNGNLTNWKQLKDEMFRIDRRHLNTNSDSEVLLNVFAHELQLSTTGLELDPASVFKAVSGVHRRLEGSYAIVSLIAGYGLLAFRDPFGIRPLCIGKLETEHGTEWMLASESVAVEGIGFEFVRDVRPGEAIFIDQAGNFHSQQCADAPTLNPCMFEYVYLARPDSCLDGVPVYNVRLRMGDYLAEKIKRELPNVPIDVVMPIPDSSRPAAMQVAAKLGVEYREGFFKNRYVGRTFIMPGQAVRKKSVRQKLNAMSIEFKDKHVLIVDDSIVRGTTSHEIVQMARDAGAKSVIFASAAPPVKFPNVYGIDMPTRGELVAHGRSDEEVAKIIGADHLIYQDVDDLRRAVRDINPKLERFEASCFDGNYITGNVTPEYLDSIERARLAPASQADRDTSGDGAVRSQMNLQLSVE; translated from the coding sequence ATGTGCGGCATCGTAGGCGTTATCTCCCAATCCCCGGTCAACCAGCTGATCTATGACAGCCTGCTGCTGCTGCAGCATCGCGGTCAGGACGCGGCGGGCATCGCGACGGCGGACGGCAGCAATTTCCACATGTACAAGGCGAACGGCATGGTGCGCGACGTGTTCCGCACGCGCAACATGCGCAGCCTGCCCGGCACGTACGGCATCGGTCAGGTCCGCTATCCGACCGCCGGTTCCGCGTCGAGCGAGGCGGAGGCGCAGCCGTTCTACGTGAACGCGCCGTTCGGGATCATCCTCGCGCACAACGGCAACCTGACGAACTGGAAGCAACTCAAGGACGAGATGTTCCGGATCGACCGCCGGCACCTCAACACCAATTCCGACAGCGAAGTGCTGCTCAACGTGTTCGCGCACGAGCTGCAGCTGTCGACGACCGGCCTCGAGCTCGACCCGGCCTCGGTGTTCAAGGCGGTCTCGGGCGTCCATCGCCGCCTGGAGGGTTCGTACGCGATCGTGTCGCTGATCGCCGGCTACGGCCTGCTCGCGTTCCGCGATCCGTTCGGCATCCGTCCGCTCTGCATAGGCAAGCTGGAAACCGAGCACGGCACCGAATGGATGCTCGCGTCGGAATCGGTCGCGGTCGAAGGCATCGGCTTCGAATTCGTCCGCGACGTGCGGCCGGGCGAGGCGATCTTCATCGACCAGGCCGGCAACTTCCACAGCCAGCAGTGCGCGGACGCGCCGACGCTCAACCCGTGCATGTTCGAGTACGTGTATCTCGCGCGTCCGGATTCGTGCCTCGACGGCGTGCCGGTTTACAACGTGCGCCTGCGCATGGGCGACTATCTCGCCGAGAAGATCAAGCGCGAGCTGCCGAACGTGCCGATCGACGTCGTGATGCCGATTCCCGATTCGTCGCGGCCGGCCGCGATGCAGGTCGCCGCGAAGCTCGGCGTCGAGTATCGCGAAGGCTTCTTCAAGAACCGCTATGTCGGCCGCACGTTCATCATGCCGGGCCAGGCGGTGCGCAAGAAGTCGGTGCGCCAGAAGCTCAACGCGATGAGCATCGAGTTCAAGGACAAGCACGTGCTGATCGTCGACGACTCGATCGTGCGCGGCACGACGTCGCACGAAATTGTGCAGATGGCGCGCGACGCGGGCGCGAAGTCGGTGATCTTCGCGTCGGCGGCGCCGCCCGTGAAGTTCCCGAACGTCTACGGCATCGACATGCCGACGCGCGGCGAGCTCGTCGCGCACGGCCGCAGCGACGAGGAAGTCGCGAAGATCATCGGCGCCGACCACCTGATCTACCAGGACGTCGACGACCTGCGCCGCGCGGTGCGCGACATCAACCCGAAGCTCGAGCGCTTCGAGGCGTCGTGCTTCGACGGCAACTACATCACCGGCAACGTGACGCCCGAGTATCTCGATTCGATCGAGCGCGCGCGTCTCGCGCCGGCGTCGCAGGCCGACCGCGACACGAGCGGCGACGGCGCCGTGCGCTCGCAGATGAACCTGCAGCTGTCGGTCGAGTGA
- the accD gene encoding acetyl-CoA carboxylase, carboxyltransferase subunit beta — MSWLDKLLPPKIKQTDPKSRKGIPEGLWIKCPSCEAVLYRNDVDANLHVCPKCDHHMRIGSRERLDALLDPEGRYEIGQEIVPVDTLKFKDSRKYPDRLKEAMDDTGETDAMVVMGGAIHTLPVVAACFEFSFMGGSMGSVVGERFARGAQNALEQQVPFICFTASGGARMQESLLSLMQMAKTTAMLTKLAEAKLPFISVLTDPTMGGVSASFAFLGDVVIAEPKALIGFAGPRVIEQTVREKLPEGFQRAEFLIKTGAIDMIVDRRKLRDEIAQLLALLQRQPADALA, encoded by the coding sequence ATGAGCTGGCTCGACAAACTGTTGCCGCCGAAGATCAAGCAGACCGACCCGAAAAGCCGCAAGGGCATTCCGGAAGGCCTGTGGATCAAGTGCCCGTCCTGCGAGGCCGTGCTGTACCGCAACGACGTGGACGCGAACCTGCACGTGTGCCCGAAGTGCGATCACCACATGCGGATCGGCTCGCGCGAGCGCCTGGATGCGCTGCTCGATCCGGAAGGCCGCTACGAGATCGGCCAGGAGATCGTGCCGGTCGATACGTTGAAGTTCAAGGACAGCCGCAAGTATCCGGATCGTCTGAAGGAAGCGATGGACGATACGGGCGAGACCGACGCGATGGTTGTGATGGGCGGCGCGATCCACACGCTGCCGGTCGTCGCCGCGTGCTTCGAGTTCTCGTTCATGGGCGGCTCGATGGGCTCGGTGGTCGGCGAGCGCTTCGCGCGCGGCGCGCAGAATGCGCTCGAGCAGCAAGTGCCGTTCATCTGCTTCACCGCTTCGGGCGGCGCGCGGATGCAGGAAAGCCTGCTGTCGCTGATGCAGATGGCGAAGACCACCGCGATGCTGACCAAGCTGGCGGAAGCGAAGCTGCCGTTCATTTCGGTGCTGACCGATCCGACGATGGGCGGCGTGTCGGCGAGTTTCGCGTTTCTCGGCGACGTCGTGATCGCCGAGCCGAAGGCGCTGATCGGCTTTGCCGGCCCGCGCGTGATCGAGCAGACGGTGCGAGAGAAGCTGCCGGAAGGCTTCCAGCGCGCGGAATTCCTGATTAAAACGGGTGCGATCGACATGATCGTCGACCGTCGCAAGCTGCGCGACGAGATCGCGCAATTGCTCGCGCTGCTGCAGCGCCAGCCGGCCGACGCGCTGGCCTGA
- the truA gene encoding tRNA pseudouridine(38-40) synthase TruA: MRIALGIQYDGAAFCGWQSQPHGKTVQDVLERALAEFAQTPLHTTVAGRTDTGVHGLGQVVHFDTELDRADFSWVRGTNAFLPSTVAVQWAKPMPDAFHARFSAFERTYYYALYVHPVRSPMLDGRTGWIHTPLDDDAMRAAAAHLIGEHDFSAFRSSECQSKTPVKHLYQIDIRRAGHFLHFRFRANAFLHHMVRNLMGCLVAVGRGRYPAEWIADVLAGRDRNRAAPTFMADGLYLAHVGYPAEFAVPSAQLGSVPWSGVWADLDPQT, translated from the coding sequence ATGCGGATCGCGCTGGGCATCCAATACGACGGCGCCGCGTTTTGCGGCTGGCAGTCGCAGCCGCACGGCAAGACCGTGCAGGACGTGCTCGAGCGCGCGCTGGCGGAATTCGCGCAGACGCCGCTGCATACGACGGTGGCGGGGCGGACCGACACCGGCGTGCACGGCCTCGGGCAGGTCGTGCATTTCGATACCGAACTGGACCGCGCCGACTTCTCGTGGGTCCGCGGCACCAACGCGTTCCTGCCGTCGACGGTCGCGGTGCAGTGGGCGAAGCCGATGCCGGATGCGTTCCACGCGCGCTTCTCGGCGTTCGAGCGCACCTACTACTACGCGCTGTACGTGCATCCGGTGCGCTCGCCGATGCTCGACGGGCGTACCGGCTGGATCCACACGCCGCTCGACGACGACGCGATGCGCGCGGCTGCGGCGCACCTGATCGGCGAGCACGACTTCTCGGCGTTCCGGTCGTCGGAATGCCAGTCGAAGACGCCGGTCAAACACCTGTACCAGATCGATATCCGGCGCGCCGGCCACTTCCTGCATTTCCGGTTCCGGGCCAACGCGTTCCTGCACCACATGGTGCGCAACCTGATGGGCTGCCTCGTCGCGGTCGGTCGCGGCCGCTATCCGGCCGAATGGATCGCGGACGTGCTGGCCGGGCGCGACCGCAATCGCGCGGCGCCCACATTCATGGCCGACGGGCTGTATCTCGCCCATGTCGGCTACCCGGCGGAATTCGCCGTCCCGTCCGCGCAGCTCGGCAGCGTGCCGTGGAGCGGCGTCTGGGCTGATCTGGATCCACAAACATGA
- a CDS encoding SPOR domain-containing protein: MGIFSFGKKDDDAPTRRGGRTGTSRNVRSERTERTERVERRARRTERPESDALLLDPTLPEKQRARRRLVGAIALVVAAVIVLPMVLDSHPKPVTDDIAIDIPNRPAHHAAPSRDEDASDVQAGVAHDEPPASETAAAAAIAAPAPAAPSVAKDAARPAAKPDTATTASVAPKPAPAPAAPAQSTKPAAKPAAPKPAPAAVANADAASADGGDAATPSSPAGARFAVQLGAFKDDATARSWATKLKSAGVPAYVEHRKQADGSTATLLRAGPFADRAAASAAIAKVREAGLTQ; the protein is encoded by the coding sequence ATGGGAATTTTCTCGTTCGGCAAGAAAGACGACGACGCGCCCACCCGGCGCGGCGGTCGTACCGGGACCTCCCGGAACGTGCGTAGCGAGCGCACTGAACGCACAGAACGCGTTGAGCGGCGCGCGCGCCGCACCGAGCGTCCGGAATCGGACGCACTGCTCCTCGATCCGACCCTTCCAGAAAAGCAACGTGCGCGCCGCCGCCTCGTCGGCGCGATCGCGCTCGTGGTGGCCGCCGTCATCGTGCTGCCGATGGTGCTCGATTCGCACCCGAAGCCGGTGACCGACGACATCGCGATCGACATTCCCAACCGCCCCGCGCACCATGCGGCCCCGTCGCGCGACGAGGATGCATCCGACGTGCAGGCAGGCGTCGCGCACGACGAGCCGCCCGCGTCCGAGACGGCCGCCGCGGCCGCTATTGCCGCGCCGGCGCCCGCGGCGCCGAGCGTCGCCAAGGATGCCGCCAGGCCGGCGGCAAAACCCGACACCGCCACGACCGCAAGCGTCGCGCCGAAGCCCGCTCCGGCGCCGGCCGCGCCCGCTCAATCGACCAAACCGGCAGCCAAGCCGGCAGCGCCGAAGCCCGCCCCCGCGGCCGTCGCGAACGCCGATGCCGCCAGCGCGGACGGCGGCGACGCGGCGACGCCGTCGTCGCCCGCCGGCGCGCGCTTCGCGGTGCAGCTCGGCGCGTTCAAGGACGACGCGACGGCCCGCTCGTGGGCGACCAAGTTGAAATCGGCGGGCGTGCCCGCATATGTCGAGCACCGCAAGCAGGCGGATGGCAGCACGGCTACACTGTTGCGTGCCGGCCCGTTCGCGGATCGTGCGGCGGCCTCCGCGGCGATCGCGAAGGTGCGCGAAGCCGGCTTGACCCAGTAA
- the trpB gene encoding tryptophan synthase subunit beta, whose amino-acid sequence MYNLPDDRGHFGPYGGVFVAETLIHALDELRAAYEKFQNDPDFVAEFERELKHFVGRPSPIYHAQRWSDTLGGAQIYLKREDLNHTGAHKINNVIGQALLAKRMGKKRVIAETGAGQHGVATATICARFGMECVVYMGAEDVRRQAANVYRMKLLGATVVPVESGSRTLKDALNEAMRDWVTNIENTFYIIGTVAGPHPYPMMVRDFQRVIGDECKVQMPELAGRQPDAVIACVGGGSNAMGIFYPYIDDTSVQLIGVEAAGDGLDTGRHAASLIAGSPGVLHGNRTYLLQDDNGQIIETHSVSAGLDYPGVGPEHAWLKDSGRAQYVGITDEEALKAFHDCCRIEGIIPALESSHAIAYGVKLAPTLPKDKILLVNLSGRGDKDMHTVAERSGISL is encoded by the coding sequence ATGTACAACCTTCCTGATGATCGCGGCCACTTCGGCCCGTATGGCGGCGTGTTCGTCGCCGAGACGCTGATTCACGCGCTGGACGAACTGCGCGCGGCGTACGAGAAATTCCAGAACGATCCCGATTTTGTCGCCGAATTCGAGCGCGAGCTGAAGCATTTCGTCGGCCGTCCGTCGCCGATCTACCACGCGCAGCGCTGGAGCGACACGCTCGGCGGCGCGCAGATCTACCTGAAGCGCGAAGACCTGAACCACACCGGCGCGCACAAGATCAACAACGTGATCGGCCAGGCGCTGCTCGCGAAGCGGATGGGCAAGAAGCGCGTGATCGCCGAGACGGGCGCCGGCCAGCACGGCGTCGCGACCGCGACGATCTGCGCGCGCTTCGGGATGGAGTGCGTCGTCTACATGGGCGCCGAGGACGTGCGCCGCCAGGCCGCGAACGTGTACCGGATGAAGCTGCTTGGAGCTACGGTCGTGCCGGTCGAATCGGGCTCGCGCACGCTGAAGGACGCGCTGAACGAAGCGATGCGCGACTGGGTCACGAACATCGAGAACACGTTCTACATCATCGGCACGGTCGCGGGCCCGCACCCGTACCCGATGATGGTGCGCGACTTCCAGCGCGTGATCGGCGACGAGTGCAAGGTGCAGATGCCCGAGCTCGCCGGCCGGCAGCCGGACGCGGTGATCGCCTGCGTCGGCGGCGGCTCGAACGCGATGGGCATCTTCTATCCGTATATCGACGACACGTCGGTGCAGCTGATCGGCGTCGAGGCGGCGGGCGACGGGCTCGACACGGGCCGTCACGCGGCGTCGCTGATCGCCGGCAGCCCGGGCGTGCTGCACGGCAACCGCACGTACCTGCTGCAGGACGACAACGGCCAGATCATCGAGACGCATTCGGTGTCGGCGGGCCTCGACTACCCGGGCGTCGGCCCCGAGCATGCCTGGCTGAAGGACAGCGGCCGCGCGCAGTACGTCGGCATCACCGACGAGGAAGCGCTGAAGGCGTTCCACGACTGCTGCCGGATCGAGGGGATCATCCCGGCGCTCGAATCGAGCCACGCGATCGCGTATGGCGTGAAGCTCGCGCCGACGCTGCCGAAGGACAAGATCCTGCTCGTCAACCTGTCGGGCCGCGGCGACAAGGACATGCACACGGTCGCCGAGCGATCGGGCATTTCGCTCTGA
- a CDS encoding phosphoribosylanthranilate isomerase, whose amino-acid sequence MTDHASIPPAPARTRIKLCGLSRPDDVLHAAALGADAIGLVFYPKSPRAVTIAQAAELARLAPPFVSVVGLFVNASADEIEAVVRDVPLTLLQFHGDETPEQCDALGRAARLPWLRAVRVGPSTQSADLVESALHYSKARGLLFDTLVPDYGGSGKVFDWSLIPAELARRAVLSGGLNAQNVGDAIRQLRPFAVDVSSGIEVEGAKGVKDHARMAAFVRAVREADAG is encoded by the coding sequence ATGACGGACCACGCCTCTATCCCCCCCGCGCCGGCGCGCACGCGCATCAAGTTGTGCGGCCTGTCGCGCCCCGACGACGTGCTGCACGCGGCGGCGCTCGGCGCCGACGCGATCGGCCTCGTGTTCTACCCGAAGAGCCCGCGCGCGGTGACGATCGCGCAGGCGGCGGAACTTGCGCGCCTCGCGCCGCCGTTCGTGTCGGTCGTCGGCCTGTTCGTGAACGCGAGCGCCGACGAGATCGAGGCGGTGGTCCGCGACGTGCCGCTGACGCTGCTGCAGTTCCACGGCGACGAAACGCCCGAGCAATGCGACGCGCTCGGCCGCGCGGCGCGGCTGCCGTGGCTGCGCGCGGTGCGCGTCGGCCCCTCGACGCAGTCGGCCGATTTGGTAGAATCGGCACTTCATTATTCGAAAGCGCGCGGCCTCCTGTTCGACACTCTCGTGCCGGACTACGGCGGCAGCGGCAAGGTCTTCGATTGGTCACTTATTCCCGCAGAGCTCGCGCGTCGGGCCGTTTTGAGTGGTGGCTTGAACGCGCAAAACGTCGGTGACGCGATCCGCCAGCTGCGTCCTTTCGCTGTCGATGTCTCGAGCGGCATCGAAGTGGAGGGCGCAAAGGGCGTGAAGGATCACGCCCGAATGGCGGCGTTCGTGCGCGCGGTGCGCGAAGCGGACGCCGGGTGA
- a CDS encoding DNA-methyltransferase, with translation MRDLIEEPAGGAASGAEAVQAVVATPRALRAGIELHNRDFMTEAARLPDASIDLIVADPPYGLGKDYGNDSDKRSGDDHLAWTLAWLELAIPKLKPSGSMYVFCTWQYAPEIFSFLKTKLTMINEIIWDRRVPSMGGTTRRFTSVHDNIGFFAVSKAYYFDLDPVRIPYDADTKKARSRKLFEGSKWLEMGYNPKDVWSVSRLHRQHAERVDHPTQKPLEIIERMVLASCPPGGRVLDPFMGSGTTAVACARQGRDFVGYEINESYCAIAHERIAALDAQACA, from the coding sequence ATGCGTGACCTGATCGAAGAACCGGCGGGCGGCGCCGCGAGCGGAGCGGAGGCGGTGCAAGCCGTCGTCGCGACGCCGCGCGCGCTGCGCGCCGGCATCGAATTGCACAACCGCGATTTCATGACCGAAGCCGCGCGCCTGCCGGACGCGTCGATCGACCTGATCGTCGCCGATCCGCCGTACGGGCTCGGCAAGGATTACGGCAACGACTCGGACAAGCGTTCGGGCGACGACCACCTTGCGTGGACGCTTGCATGGCTGGAGCTGGCGATTCCGAAGCTCAAGCCGAGCGGGTCGATGTACGTGTTCTGCACGTGGCAGTATGCGCCGGAGATCTTCAGCTTCCTGAAGACGAAGCTCACGATGATCAACGAGATCATCTGGGACCGGCGCGTGCCGAGCATGGGCGGCACGACGCGCCGCTTCACGTCGGTGCACGACAACATCGGCTTTTTCGCGGTGTCCAAGGCGTATTACTTCGATCTCGATCCGGTCCGCATCCCGTACGACGCCGACACGAAGAAGGCCCGCTCGCGCAAGCTGTTCGAAGGCAGCAAGTGGTTGGAGATGGGCTACAACCCGAAGGACGTCTGGTCGGTCTCGCGCCTGCACCGGCAGCACGCGGAGCGCGTCGATCATCCGACCCAGAAGCCGCTGGAAATCATCGAGCGGATGGTGCTCGCGAGCTGCCCGCCGGGCGGCCGCGTGCTCGACCCGTTCATGGGCAGCGGCACGACCGCGGTGGCCTGCGCGCGGCAGGGGCGCGACTTCGTCGGCTACGAGATCAACGAAAGTTATTGCGCGATCGCGCACGAGCGCATTGCCGCGCTCGACGCGCAGGCGTGCGCGTAA
- a CDS encoding CvpA family protein: protein MLTAFDYAVLAVIALSALRGAWRGFVSEIFGLIGWIAAIVIASRYVGLVVPYIPATWPGGALTQWVLAFALLVIGVVFVAGVANALLSRIAQVSGLGGVDRSLGMMFGLVRGGVMVVLLVAAAGLTELPKQEFWRNALLRPLAEEGVHELKSLLPDGMAQYVRV from the coding sequence ATGCTGACGGCTTTCGACTACGCTGTATTGGCGGTGATCGCGTTATCGGCGCTGCGCGGTGCGTGGCGCGGCTTCGTGTCGGAGATTTTCGGGCTGATCGGCTGGATCGCGGCGATCGTGATCGCGAGCCGCTACGTCGGGCTCGTGGTGCCGTACATCCCGGCGACCTGGCCGGGCGGCGCGCTGACGCAGTGGGTGCTCGCGTTCGCGCTGCTCGTGATCGGCGTCGTGTTCGTCGCCGGCGTCGCGAACGCGCTGCTGTCGCGGATCGCGCAGGTGTCGGGCCTCGGCGGCGTCGACCGGTCGCTCGGCATGATGTTCGGGCTCGTGCGCGGCGGCGTGATGGTCGTGCTGCTGGTCGCCGCGGCCGGGCTGACCGAGTTGCCCAAACAGGAATTCTGGCGCAATGCGCTTTTGCGTCCGCTAGCCGAAGAGGGCGTGCACGAGCTGAAGTCGCTCCTGCCCGACGGCATGGCCCAGTACGTGCGCGTGTGA